The uncultured Treponema sp. genome includes a region encoding these proteins:
- a CDS encoding RluA family pseudouridine synthase, translating to MKTTPSYTVIYSDDEIVVLNKKSGLLVAADRYDAEAPRLDLLAEKEFGSLFAVHRIDKDTSGIVIYAKTPEAHRNISMQFTERTVKKIYHCLVNGHPAWDNFTVDLPLLPDGDDRHRTVINKKFGKPSVTYLEVVGNCGPYTWIKAFPKTGRTHQIRAHLQSTGFPIVCDPLYSGNQKPVRLSDIKRKWNGDVYEERPLLNRLALHAYSIEIAHPKTGEQVVFTAPYPKDLDAVRNQLAKIFKVDPLA from the coding sequence ATGAAAACAACTCCAAGCTACACGGTAATTTACAGCGACGACGAAATTGTTGTGCTGAATAAAAAAAGCGGACTTTTAGTTGCCGCAGATAGATATGATGCTGAAGCTCCGCGCCTGGATCTTCTTGCTGAAAAAGAATTCGGAAGCCTTTTTGCAGTGCATAGAATCGACAAGGACACAAGCGGAATTGTAATTTACGCAAAAACTCCAGAAGCCCATAGAAACATTTCAATGCAGTTTACAGAAAGAACTGTAAAAAAAATATATCATTGCCTTGTAAACGGACATCCGGCTTGGGACAATTTTACAGTAGACCTTCCGCTTCTTCCAGATGGAGATGACAGGCACAGAACTGTAATCAACAAAAAATTTGGAAAGCCGTCCGTAACTTATCTTGAAGTTGTAGGAAACTGCGGCCCTTACACTTGGATAAAAGCATTTCCAAAAACTGGAAGAACACATCAAATTCGCGCGCATCTTCAGTCCACTGGATTTCCAATTGTATGCGACCCGCTTTATTCAGGGAATCAAAAACCTGTCCGGCTTAGCGACATCAAGCGAAAATGGAACGGAGATGTTTACGAAGAACGTCCGCTTTTAAACAGGCTTGCGCTTCATGCTTATTCAATTGAAATTGCGCATCCAAAAACAGGCGAACAAGTTGTTTTTACAGCTCCTTATCCAAAAGACTTAGACGCAGTAAGAAATCAGCTTGCAAAAATTTTTAAAGTAGATCCTCTGGCATAA
- a CDS encoding hemolysin family protein, with translation MDSLSVPLPALLATAVVLIVLSTIFSAAESAFFSVNKLRVRLLRGKQDKRAIRVWNLLKNKDRLINTLLVGNNIVNIALSAVFTFIAVGLFGSAGIGLATFAVTILLLVFGEITPKIIATHHPEAVAFFFSFFVQIIETLLFPLVIVFTSFSRLVLKALKINVKSKKVSYTEEEIKTFLDVGCEQGILKVNEKNMMSQVFKFTDLEAKDIMIPRKQIKAVSVNDSYSDIIEKAQRSGFSRFPVYKKDIDDIVGIIYIKDMLSFKNRASEFSVQKTMRPPLFILETKKMSGVQQMLWENRQSMAVVIDEYSGTYGILTREDIVREIFGPVTDGKNIRAHKANLIIENTHECDLDGFARLIDLNEKLGINLSSENCETIGGFICEKLGSIPQEGNFIIAEGYKFTVIKMEDNRVKKIRMQKDGEQK, from the coding sequence GTGGATTCTCTGTCTGTTCCCTTGCCGGCGCTATTGGCAACTGCGGTGGTTCTTATTGTTCTTTCAACAATTTTTTCCGCCGCGGAAAGCGCATTTTTTTCAGTTAACAAGCTCCGTGTACGGCTTTTGCGTGGAAAGCAAGACAAGCGCGCAATCCGTGTTTGGAATCTTCTTAAAAACAAAGACAGGCTCATAAACACTCTTCTTGTTGGAAACAACATTGTCAACATTGCCCTTTCTGCGGTTTTTACTTTTATAGCGGTCGGACTTTTTGGTTCGGCAGGAATCGGGCTTGCGACTTTTGCGGTAACAATTTTGCTTTTGGTTTTTGGAGAAATTACACCGAAAATTATTGCGACTCATCATCCGGAAGCAGTTGCTTTTTTCTTTAGTTTTTTTGTTCAGATTATTGAAACTCTTCTTTTTCCGCTTGTAATTGTTTTCACTTCTTTTTCAAGGCTTGTGCTTAAAGCTTTAAAAATCAATGTAAAGTCAAAAAAAGTTTCTTACACTGAAGAAGAAATAAAAACTTTTTTGGATGTTGGATGCGAGCAGGGAATTTTAAAAGTAAATGAAAAAAACATGATGTCGCAGGTTTTCAAATTCACTGACCTTGAGGCAAAAGACATTATGATTCCGCGCAAGCAAATCAAAGCCGTAAGCGTAAATGATTCTTATTCCGACATTATTGAAAAAGCGCAGCGTTCTGGTTTTTCCCGGTTTCCTGTTTACAAAAAAGACATTGATGACATTGTGGGAATTATCTATATAAAAGATATGCTGTCGTTCAAAAACCGGGCTTCAGAGTTCAGCGTGCAGAAAACAATGCGCCCTCCCCTTTTTATTCTTGAAACAAAAAAAATGTCCGGCGTTCAGCAAATGCTTTGGGAGAACCGGCAGAGCATGGCGGTTGTAATTGATGAATATTCTGGAACTTACGGAATTTTAACAAGGGAAGACATTGTCCGCGAAATTTTCGGGCCGGTTACAGATGGAAAAAATATCCGCGCGCATAAGGCAAATCTTATAATTGAAAATACGCACGAATGCGACCTTGATGGTTTTGCGCGACTTATTGACTTGAATGAAAAACTTGGAATAAACCTTTCTTCTGAAAACTGCGAAACTATAGGCGGCTTTATTTGTGAAAAACTTGGCTCAATTCCGCAGGAAGGAAATTTTATCATTGCGGAAGGATATAAATTCACAGTAATAAAAATGGAAGATAACCGCGTAAAGAAAATCAGAATGCAAAAAGACGGAGAGCAAAAATGA
- a CDS encoding iron ABC transporter permease, whose product MKKAALFTILAASIFFSLIFGAEQIKVTELFCNGDSFSKIVFFNIRLPRTILCLIAGITLAGSGSVFQLFFRNPLAEPGIMGVSSGATLGAVLASCAGIFNTTFFSSLQLGSFLGALISGALVIAIAGKKSPSALLLCGTALGTLYSAFSSILLSMNDRQLHSIYMWMLGSFSGRGWEELLFILPPFLGAVVIFFLCIFKLDILSCGEINAISLGLSVKKLQLIILISGSLAVSAAVCAGGTIGFVGLIAPHITRKIFGAKAKTVVPLSMVTGASILLLSDTICRTVISPAELPVGTVTAILGAPFFISLLFSKKRGTEWTN is encoded by the coding sequence ATGAAAAAAGCCGCACTGTTTACAATATTAGCAGCAAGCATATTTTTCTCTTTGATTTTTGGAGCTGAACAAATAAAGGTTACAGAATTATTCTGCAATGGTGACAGTTTTTCCAAAATAGTTTTTTTTAACATAAGGCTTCCGCGTACAATTCTTTGCCTTATAGCAGGAATAACGTTAGCTGGAAGCGGCTCTGTGTTTCAGCTGTTTTTTAGAAATCCGCTTGCAGAACCTGGAATAATGGGAGTTTCTTCTGGCGCAACATTAGGCGCAGTCTTAGCTTCTTGCGCAGGAATTTTCAACACAACTTTTTTTTCATCCTTGCAGCTTGGCTCTTTTTTAGGCGCGCTCATTTCCGGAGCACTTGTAATTGCCATAGCCGGAAAAAAATCACCTTCGGCACTTTTGCTTTGCGGAACTGCGCTTGGCACATTGTATTCCGCGTTCAGCTCAATTTTGCTTTCTATGAATGACCGGCAGCTTCATTCTATTTATATGTGGATGCTAGGCAGTTTTAGCGGAAGAGGCTGGGAAGAACTTTTATTTATTCTGCCACCGTTTTTGGGTGCAGTTGTGATTTTTTTTCTTTGCATATTCAAACTGGATATTCTTTCCTGCGGGGAAATAAATGCCATTTCACTGGGACTTTCTGTAAAAAAACTTCAGCTTATAATTTTAATTTCTGGATCCCTTGCAGTTTCCGCGGCAGTATGCGCTGGCGGAACAATAGGATTTGTAGGCTTGATTGCGCCGCATATCACACGGAAAATTTTTGGAGCAAAGGCAAAAACTGTAGTTCCGCTTTCAATGGTTACAGGAGCTTCAATTTTGCTTCTTTCTGACACCATTTGCAGAACTGTAATTTCCCCGGCAGAACTTCCAGTGGGTACAGTTACAGCAATACTCGGCGCGCCATTCTTTATTTCACTTCTGTTTTCCAAAAAAAGAGGTACAGAATGGACGAACTAA
- a CDS encoding ABC transporter ATP-binding protein, producing MDELKVCNLNAGWNKKQILFNINLSIKKGEFICLSGPNGSGKSTLLSIMAGVQTEPVFGNIKESVPISCLNIKQRAKTVSYMQQKEFPAWDYSVKDIVLTGRFPHTNFTGFYSKADFYAADKAIEQLNIENLANKSILELSGGEFQKARIARAVAQETEFMLLDEPVAGLDFTYQEELLSLLKSIAKEKNAGILISIHDINTAARFAQKIALLPKFKPCICGTPEQIMTKKNLCAAYNANIEICTHPVYKTPLAVF from the coding sequence ATGGACGAACTAAAAGTTTGCAACCTCAACGCAGGCTGGAATAAAAAGCAAATTCTTTTTAACATAAATCTTTCTATAAAAAAAGGAGAATTTATCTGCCTTTCAGGACCAAACGGAAGCGGAAAATCAACCTTACTTTCAATAATGGCAGGAGTACAGACAGAGCCAGTTTTTGGAAATATAAAAGAATCTGTACCCATTTCTTGTCTTAACATAAAGCAAAGAGCCAAAACTGTATCCTATATGCAGCAAAAAGAGTTTCCGGCGTGGGATTACAGCGTAAAAGACATCGTGCTTACAGGAAGATTTCCGCATACAAATTTCACTGGATTCTATTCAAAAGCTGATTTTTATGCGGCAGACAAAGCAATAGAACAGCTAAATATAGAAAATTTGGCAAACAAAAGCATTCTGGAACTTTCAGGCGGAGAATTTCAAAAAGCAAGAATTGCAAGAGCAGTTGCGCAGGAAACAGAATTCATGCTTTTAGACGAGCCAGTAGCCGGACTTGACTTTACTTACCAAGAGGAGCTTTTGTCGCTCTTAAAATCAATTGCAAAAGAAAAAAACGCTGGAATTCTTATTTCAATTCACGACATAAACACAGCCGCCAGATTCGCACAAAAAATTGCGCTGCTCCCAAAATTCAAGCCTTGCATCTGTGGAACTCCAGAGCAAATAATGACCAAAAAAAATCTTTGTGCAGCATACAATGCAAACATAGAAATCTGTACCCATCCAGTTTACAAAACACCTTTGGCTGTCTTCTAA
- a CDS encoding hemolysin family protein: MSAFYILLNLFAIAFLLFLGAFFSATETAFTSISRISVRQMLKENAKNSIRVYKIKSELDQLISTVLIGTNFVNTLNSSIATAFAIKVFGAEYVSFATAAITVLVIVFAEIIPKTFASFNQKIVAQNSAVPILIIQKIFFPVIWLFFQFTKLLDFLEKKLIKAKRPLITEEELKALIAIGENEGTLEQDERKMLERIFEFSDLRVHNIMRHRSLVRHIYASDSFENVIKVFEETGYSRILVYENDTEEIVGVLYFKDVLFADKKICSCNDFVRQCMQPVLFVPETLSAIELLKKFKAEKNNFAVAVNEYGEMTGIVTLDNILHEVFGRITDEHGMADVPPEKRITLVGVNEFLVPGDMKLDDLNNVLYMNLSSENFDTLGGWLLERFDELPAVGSVYKKDGTLFIVEDQSARRIQTVRIKL, encoded by the coding sequence ATGAGCGCGTTTTATATTCTTTTGAATCTTTTTGCAATTGCATTTCTTTTGTTTTTGGGCGCATTTTTTTCAGCGACAGAAACTGCCTTTACCAGCATTTCAAGAATTTCTGTAAGGCAAATGCTCAAGGAAAATGCAAAGAATTCAATAAGAGTTTACAAAATAAAATCGGAGCTTGACCAGCTTATTTCAACTGTTTTAATAGGAACAAATTTTGTAAATACATTGAACTCTTCAATTGCTACGGCTTTTGCAATAAAAGTTTTCGGGGCGGAATATGTTTCGTTTGCCACTGCCGCAATTACAGTTTTGGTTATTGTTTTTGCGGAAATAATTCCAAAGACATTTGCGAGCTTTAATCAGAAAATTGTGGCGCAGAATTCAGCTGTTCCGATTCTGATTATTCAGAAAATATTTTTTCCTGTAATATGGCTTTTCTTTCAGTTTACAAAGCTTCTTGATTTTCTTGAAAAAAAACTTATAAAGGCAAAACGTCCGCTGATTACAGAAGAGGAACTTAAAGCGCTTATTGCAATCGGGGAAAATGAAGGCACGCTGGAACAGGACGAGCGCAAAATGCTTGAGCGGATTTTTGAATTTTCCGATTTGCGCGTTCACAATATAATGCGGCATCGTTCACTTGTGCGCCATATTTACGCGTCAGATTCTTTTGAAAATGTAATAAAAGTTTTTGAGGAAACCGGCTACTCAAGAATTTTAGTTTATGAAAATGACACTGAAGAAATTGTGGGCGTGCTGTATTTTAAAGACGTTCTTTTTGCTGATAAAAAAATTTGTTCCTGCAATGATTTTGTGCGCCAGTGCATGCAGCCTGTTCTTTTTGTGCCGGAAACTTTGAGCGCAATCGAGCTTTTAAAAAAATTCAAAGCGGAAAAAAACAATTTCGCAGTTGCTGTGAATGAATACGGTGAAATGACTGGAATTGTAACTTTGGACAATATTCTGCATGAAGTTTTTGGAAGGATCACAGATGAGCATGGAATGGCGGATGTTCCTCCAGAAAAGCGCATAACGCTTGTTGGTGTGAATGAATTTCTTGTTCCCGGAGACATGAAGCTTGACGACTTGAACAATGTTCTTTACATGAATCTTTCAAGTGAAAATTTTGATACTTTAGGCGGATGGCTTCTTGAGCGGTTTGACGAGCTTCCGGCTGTAGGCTCTGTATACAAAAAAGACGGGACACTTTTTATCGTTGAAGATCAAAGCGCCCGTCGTATTCAGACTGTAAGAATCAAGTTATGA
- a CDS encoding helical backbone metal receptor, with protein MGAEEKFSPQKIVCLSPSGAEILCALNSFDKIKARTDYCDYPEELKNLPSVGGFDGKTLSIETILAYSPDFVYGSQGMHDFLKKPLEKLGIKVFLSNAANGISQTKQEILYIANLLEKQAEGKKIIENIEQQINSVPKSAPIKTVYYEVWNEPFITAGKSSFINELLEAAGYKNVFDSIKESYPMVSEESIIASQPQIIILPDANGIKPQDVKIHRGWNKIPAVKNNAIFTIDADLISRPGPRIGEAVLTLSKLTN; from the coding sequence TTGGGTGCAGAAGAAAAATTTTCACCGCAAAAAATAGTATGCCTTTCGCCTTCGGGTGCAGAAATATTATGCGCGCTGAACAGTTTTGATAAAATAAAAGCAAGAACAGACTACTGCGACTACCCAGAAGAATTAAAAAATCTGCCTTCAGTTGGCGGATTCGACGGAAAAACCTTAAGCATAGAAACAATACTTGCATATTCCCCGGATTTTGTTTACGGCTCGCAAGGAATGCATGATTTTTTAAAAAAGCCACTCGAAAAACTTGGCATAAAAGTTTTTTTAAGCAACGCCGCAAACGGAATTTCCCAGACAAAGCAAGAAATCCTTTATATTGCGAATCTTCTTGAAAAGCAGGCTGAAGGAAAAAAAATCATTGAAAACATAGAACAGCAGATAAATTCTGTACCCAAATCTGCACCCATAAAAACAGTTTATTATGAAGTCTGGAACGAACCTTTTATAACAGCAGGAAAATCTTCCTTTATAAATGAACTTTTGGAAGCAGCAGGCTACAAAAATGTATTTGATTCAATAAAAGAAAGCTATCCAATGGTAAGCGAAGAATCGATTATCGCAAGCCAGCCGCAAATAATAATCTTACCAGATGCAAACGGCATAAAACCACAAGATGTAAAAATACACCGTGGCTGGAACAAAATACCGGCTGTAAAGAACAACGCAATTTTTACTATAGATGCAGATTTAATTTCAAGGCCAGGTCCTAGAATAGGAGAAGCTGTGCTTACATTAAGCAAACTGACAAATTAA
- a CDS encoding cytidylate kinase-like family protein — protein MKKYITISREYGSGGHTIGSIVAKELGIPFYDNEIIDLAAKDSGLHPDFIKKNEQNISSGWLYTLLLGASYATPGTGTMHLGMNSATSAAPLADQVFNAQRNAIIQLAKKGPCVIVGRCSDYVLRHCEEIDRKDILNIFIYAPLADKVQYAIKTKGLDPATAERDVKLIDKRRANHYNTFTERTWGNRAHYDMLINSSLLGMEKTAKMIAEIAKES, from the coding sequence ATGAAAAAGTACATAACAATAAGCCGTGAATATGGCAGCGGCGGACATACAATCGGAAGCATCGTAGCAAAGGAACTTGGAATTCCATTTTACGACAACGAAATAATCGACCTTGCTGCAAAAGATTCCGGGCTTCATCCTGATTTTATAAAGAAAAACGAGCAGAACATTTCTTCTGGCTGGCTTTACACACTTTTGCTTGGAGCAAGCTACGCCACACCGGGAACAGGCACAATGCATCTTGGAATGAACTCTGCGACATCAGCCGCTCCACTTGCAGACCAAGTTTTCAATGCGCAAAGAAATGCAATTATTCAGCTTGCAAAAAAAGGACCTTGCGTTATTGTTGGACGCTGCTCGGATTATGTTTTGCGCCACTGCGAGGAAATCGACAGAAAAGATATTCTGAACATTTTTATCTATGCGCCTCTTGCTGACAAAGTTCAGTACGCAATAAAAACAAAAGGGCTTGATCCTGCGACAGCGGAACGCGATGTAAAGCTCATAGACAAAAGAAGAGCAAACCATTACAACACATTCACAGAACGCACTTGGGGAAACAGAGCGCACTATGATATGCTTATAAACAGTTCTCTCCTTGGAATGGAAAAAACTGCAAAGATGATTGCAGAAATTGCAAAAGAATCATAA
- the pyrE gene encoding orotate phosphoribosyltransferase yields MEQYKKDFIDFMVECNVLKFGSFTLKSGRKSPFFMNAGAYTTGSQLARLGEFYAKAIHDNFRDDFDVLFGPAYKGIPLAVTTAIAYHNLYGKEIKYCSDRKEEKDHGADKGSLLGYKIQDGDRVVIIEDVTTSGKSIEETYPKIKAQETVPGEIKIVGEIVSLNRMEKAPDSTKAALDVITEKYGFPARAIVSMSDVVECLYTNGDKKIITDEIKKEIDAYYNEWGAK; encoded by the coding sequence ATGGAACAATACAAAAAAGACTTTATAGATTTTATGGTTGAATGCAACGTGCTAAAATTCGGTTCATTTACACTCAAAAGCGGAAGAAAATCTCCATTTTTTATGAACGCAGGAGCATACACAACAGGTAGCCAGCTTGCGCGCCTCGGAGAATTCTACGCAAAAGCAATCCACGATAATTTTAGAGACGACTTTGATGTTTTGTTCGGACCTGCATACAAAGGTATTCCTTTAGCCGTAACAACAGCAATCGCATACCACAACCTTTATGGAAAAGAAATCAAATACTGCTCGGACAGAAAAGAAGAAAAAGACCACGGCGCAGACAAAGGCTCACTTTTAGGGTACAAAATTCAAGACGGAGACCGGGTTGTAATAATAGAAGACGTAACAACTTCCGGAAAATCAATTGAAGAAACTTATCCGAAAATCAAGGCGCAAGAAACTGTTCCCGGCGAAATAAAAATCGTAGGCGAAATCGTAAGCCTTAACCGCATGGAAAAAGCTCCCGACAGCACAAAAGCCGCCCTCGATGTCATAACAGAAAAATACGGATTTCCTGCGCGCGCAATAGTTTCAATGTCAGATGTTGTTGAATGCTTATACACAAATGGCGACAAAAAAATCATCACTGACGAAATAAAAAAAGAAATCGACGCATATTACAATGAATGGGGCGCAAAATAA